A stretch of DNA from Anopheles nili chromosome 2, idAnoNiliSN_F5_01, whole genome shotgun sequence:
CCCCTTCAGCACTCTGGGTCACTGAACTAGCGTCCAGCAGGCTGTGGAGTTTACGTTGCGACTTTTGGGCCGATATTCGTAGAGCCGCCAGCACGAGCGCCATGTCGTATTCCGTGTGGTTGCCCTTCTCATTATCCAGGTATATTTCCTGTAGACGATCGCCGAACCTCGAAAGAACTCGTGCCCGATAATCTGGCGGACAGATAGAGCATGCAATCAGCCGATGGTAGCATTACGCTTCCGAATGTCTTACCAACTCCGCCGGCCACGGGATTTCCTAACAGTCGCAAATTCTCCAGCAACGGAAGGTTGCCTATGTAGTCGATTTCATTTATGTCATCGATCAAATTGCAGCTCAAGTCGAGATTCACCAGCGAGTACAGCTTGGCAAGACCTTCCAGCAGGCGGATACGATTCTGCGATAGGTTTAGCGTAACTAAATTCCCCAGCTGCACGTGCCAGTTCGGACACTGTGCTATTCGATTGCAGCGCAGGCTAAGCACCTGCAGATTGTTCAAGTGGCTAAGATGGGCGATGCTTTCCAGCTTGTTCTTATCCAGTACCAGATCCTTCAAGCTCGGAAACAGCCTTATCGTCCGGTCGATGACCGTCAGCTGGTTGTCTTTAAACACCGCGTGCCGGAGGGTTTTCCATTGCTGAAAATCAACCCGCTAATTAgataaaccatttttttaatcTACGCTACTCACTTACCTTTAATTTATCAAGCTCCTCCTCGGCTGCGTCCTTGTGGACATTATCACACAGTGCAATTTGGCAGATTTGCTTGGTTTCGCTTTTGTACACTTCTATCCTTGAGAGCGTTTCACGCAAGGCACCTGTGCATGTAGAGAGATAAGTTTGTCGTTAATTTTATCATacaattcattaaaatatGTGCTTGGTATCATTCAAGTGCACACTGAGGCTGTAGATAACACTGACCTatattttgaatgttttccgTCGGAACACCGTAAATAATGAGATTGCGCAACACCTTGAACGCGATCAACTCGTACCGAAGCTGCACCGGAATGAGATTGCTGCTGCCGATCGGTTTGTGGAGCGCGTGCGGAATGTACTTATCCGTATCACCGTCGTACAGAATTGTCGGCAGGCTATTCTTTGTTGGCAGCACGATGATAGTCTCCAGCTGGGCGCAAAAGTCGAGTATGTGAGAAAAGTTGTAGTTGCTACACGCCGCTTCCGTCGCCGGACAAGGTAACTGCATCCGTTCGCTGATGGCGTGCAGCTCTAGCACCGAGAAGCCGTACTTTTTCGACTTGGCCAAAAACGCATCACCGCGCAAAAACAGCGAGCTTGCGAGATGCTGCACTATGAAGATGATGTCGTACCGGTGGA
This window harbors:
- the LOC128720121 gene encoding nischarin — its product is MSNYQLHANDTTISIPRIITVDSVNYYEILVKCGQVMWTVNHRFRDFAELHDRLVAERGVSKDKLPPKKVLGNKSPSFLKKRQEALEQYLKEMFIFLKVTMPREFVEFLDFHRYDIIFIVQHLASSLFLRGDAFLAKSKKYGFSVLELHAISERMQLPCPATEAACSNYNFSHILDFCAQLETIIVLPTKNSLPTILYDGDTDKYIPHALHKPIGSSNLIPVQLRYELIAFKVLRNLIIYGVPTENIQNIGALRETLSRIEVYKSETKQICQIALCDNVHKDAAEEELDKLKQWKTLRHAVFKDNQLTVIDRTIRLFPSLKDLVLDKNKLESIAHLSHLNNLQVLSLRCNRIAQCPNWHVQLGNLVTLNLSQNRIRLLEGLAKLYSLVNLDLSCNLIDDINEIDYIGNLPLLENLRLLGNPVAGGVDYRARVLSRFGDRLQEIYLDNEKGNHTEYDMALVLAALRISAQKSQRKLHSLLDASSVTQSAEGDAVVAATVEEASSSKANNR